Proteins encoded together in one Candidatus Desulfatibia profunda window:
- a CDS encoding ferredoxin family protein, which yields MEFWRVPLDADSIHITQGIVHILEDRCKGCGYCIEFCPRQVLELSAKYNAKGYHPPVVIKPDDCVNCHYCEIICPEFAIFSVEAPSIQA from the coding sequence ATGGAATTCTGGCGGGTTCCGCTTGACGCGGATTCAATCCACATCACGCAAGGTATTGTGCATATCCTGGAAGATCGCTGTAAAGGTTGCGGGTACTGTATCGAATTCTGCCCCCGGCAGGTTCTCGAACTGTCTGCAAAGTATAATGCAAAAGGGTATCATCCTCCGGTGGTGATCAAACCTGACGATTGTGTAAACTGCCACTATTGCGAAATTATCTGTCCGGAGTTCGCCATTTTTTCGGTGGAAGCCCCGTCTATCCAGGCTTAA
- a CDS encoding PilZ domain-containing protein: MPNEKRRFTRFPFKVKAEMTVNNVLYSADGINNLSIGGCLLPVRADLEPGAECDLKIILSGTHDELSVKVKGKVIRCESATVAIRFTAIEPDSLFYLQNIVRYNYPDSDKIEQEIRNHPGLL, from the coding sequence ATGCCGAATGAAAAACGTAGATTCACGCGGTTTCCCTTCAAAGTCAAGGCTGAGATGACCGTCAATAATGTTTTATATTCTGCTGATGGAATCAATAACCTCAGCATTGGTGGTTGCCTTTTGCCGGTTAGGGCGGATCTGGAACCAGGGGCTGAATGTGATTTGAAGATTATCTTGAGCGGAACACACGATGAGCTTTCGGTAAAGGTCAAAGGTAAGGTCATTCGCTGTGAATCCGCGACAGTAGCCATCAGGTTCACTGCGATTGAACCTGACAGTCTTTTTTACCTCCAGAACATCGTTCGCTATAATTATCCGGACTCCGATAAGATTGAGCAGGAAATCCGTAATCATCCCGGACTTTTATGA
- a CDS encoding GGDEF domain-containing protein gives MDKDLSAEIERLKKDLIVVEQESRREKECFTKVINTVGAVMAMHPEFTEEFDPIKKMVNSEKALPLDLIEKEIGRLRSKIFAIETGKGFEEDRIAALEAIRAGLLGVCRIVKRIMDSLLDDFYPLSSELKATSDLIQIDCHADITQTDLEAVAADLLGFIKGLKITISKDFRYINNTFLALLEHVKKLERDLASEFDEDIRQKEMEQFEIKIRDEVGSIVDSFSIHATIDGIKRAVVERLAKIKNLVSKRKKEEMKRFRKAQENITTLKKRIVAAERDAGEMAQKAKQFKMAATNDGLTGLFNRNAFDIRLKSALKAFNEGEGPFLVVLFDVDDFKHINDTFGHVSGDKVLQKVAQCLKGTFRKHDFLARFGGDEFAVIIEGLDEHMARERILKFKENFTKKRFFARDIGDIKVTTSAGVAQVTAKDSPDDLLHRADMDMYASKRQKR, from the coding sequence ATGGATAAAGATCTGTCGGCCGAAATAGAGCGACTAAAAAAAGATTTGATTGTAGTAGAACAGGAAAGTCGCAGGGAGAAAGAATGTTTTACAAAAGTCATTAACACCGTAGGTGCAGTGATGGCGATGCATCCGGAATTTACAGAAGAGTTCGATCCCATCAAAAAAATGGTGAATTCGGAAAAAGCATTGCCATTGGATTTAATTGAGAAGGAAATCGGCAGGCTTAGGAGTAAAATCTTTGCGATTGAGACCGGAAAGGGGTTTGAAGAAGACAGGATCGCAGCCCTCGAAGCAATAAGGGCGGGCCTGCTGGGGGTCTGTAGAATCGTAAAAAGAATCATGGATAGTCTTCTTGATGATTTTTATCCCCTGTCCAGCGAGCTGAAAGCAACATCCGACTTGATTCAGATCGACTGCCATGCCGATATCACCCAGACCGACTTGGAGGCTGTTGCCGCTGATCTGCTGGGTTTCATTAAAGGGCTTAAAATTACTATTTCGAAAGATTTTAGATATATCAATAACACTTTCCTCGCGCTTTTAGAGCATGTCAAGAAGCTGGAAAGGGATTTGGCGAGCGAATTTGATGAGGATATCAGGCAAAAAGAGATGGAGCAGTTCGAGATAAAGATCCGCGATGAAGTCGGATCCATCGTCGATTCTTTCAGTATCCACGCAACCATTGATGGAATAAAGCGTGCTGTCGTTGAGCGGCTGGCGAAAATAAAAAATTTGGTGTCGAAAAGAAAAAAAGAGGAAATGAAAAGATTTCGTAAAGCCCAGGAAAATATTACAACACTCAAAAAAAGGATCGTTGCAGCCGAACGGGATGCCGGCGAAATGGCCCAAAAGGCGAAACAGTTTAAAATGGCGGCCACAAATGACGGCCTCACCGGCCTTTTCAATCGTAATGCATTTGATATAAGGCTAAAAAGTGCTCTAAAAGCGTTCAATGAGGGTGAAGGGCCATTTTTAGTCGTACTTTTTGATGTGGATGATTTTAAACATATCAACGACACCTTCGGCCATGTATCCGGCGACAAAGTCTTACAAAAAGTGGCTCAGTGTCTGAAGGGAACCTTTCGAAAACATGATTTCTTGGCAAGGTTTGGGGGAGATGAATTTGCCGTTATCATTGAAGGGCTGGATGAGCACATGGCCCGTGAAAGAATCTTGAAATTTAAAGAAAATTTTACCAAAAAACGATTTTTTGCCCGTGATATCGGAGACATCAAAGTGACCACCAGCGCCGGCGTTGCCCAAGTTACGGCAAAAGATAGTCCTGATGATCTTCTACACAGAGCAGATATGGATATGTATGCGTCCAAGAGGCAGAAACGCTAA
- a CDS encoding transposase zinc-binding domain-containing protein → MIYRYLDCGILHNGFARVRCEDCGHEYLLAFSCKRRHFCPSCHQKRVVE, encoded by the coding sequence GTGATTTACCGTTACCTGGATTGTGGAATCCTGCATAATGGCTTTGCCCGCGTGCGATGCGAAGACTGTGGACACGAGTACCTTCTGGCGTTTTCATGTAAAAGGAGACATTTTTGTCCGTCCTGTCATCAAAAGCGAGTGGTGGAAT
- a CDS encoding type II toxin-antitoxin system PemK/MazF family toxin, with the protein MICSPGDLVGIPFPYSDLTTEKRRPVLVLTPSDRLGDIICVAVTSIPTTECAIAIDHSSMSTGQLPRQSWVRCDKLFTLSGSIVVRHYGRISGPVFNQIVQRVCEKLGCE; encoded by the coding sequence ATCATCTGTAGCCCCGGCGATCTGGTCGGTATCCCCTTCCCCTATTCGGATCTGACGACCGAAAAAAGGCGGCCCGTTCTTGTCCTGACGCCAAGTGACAGGCTCGGAGATATCATATGTGTAGCTGTAACATCGATTCCAACGACGGAATGCGCAATTGCCATAGACCATTCATCCATGAGCACCGGGCAGTTACCACGGCAGAGCTGGGTACGATGTGACAAGCTGTTTACACTGAGCGGTTCTATAGTTGTGAGGCACTATGGCCGCATAAGTGGCCCAGTATTCAATCAAATCGTGCAAAGGGTCTGTGAAAAACTGGGATGCGAATGA